Proteins encoded by one window of Porphyromonas vaginalis:
- a CDS encoding MATE family efflux transporter, giving the protein MNEREIEATDQAEDNKRTQDLRTQPIPKLLLRYAIPAVVGTVVQALYNIVDTIFIGQGSGELGIAAVYIGFPLIILLVGFSMLVGTGASVGVSIALGRRDSDRADRILSNAVYLTFSFYILAVTPSMIFLEDILRLIGASDNIIPLAKDYLHIYLPAIILSNLTYGYNNVMRASGYPTKAMITMIIGAVINVVLDYFFIMHFGWGVKGAAWATVIAMFCTMVFVQYHFFQRKSVVRFKRQNMKPSGSILLSIISVGIAPFAMQVAGSAVSFVLNHNFARFAKTVAEADLSIATYGIINNYTTLIALTIIGVAQGMQPIVGYNYGAGHIERSLSCYKLAVGVNTVISILGFATAMLLPEQLFMLFNASPELIAIGQRAIRIVFCVFFVVGFQITTSQLFQSLGLSRQAIFISLTRQIIFLLPALLILPHFYGIDGVWYAIPLGDLLATVVSGSMIIYYFKKWTSEQPSPLV; this is encoded by the coding sequence ATGAATGAGAGAGAGATAGAGGCTACTGATCAAGCCGAAGACAATAAGCGCACGCAGGATCTGCGCACGCAGCCGATCCCCAAGCTACTGCTGCGGTATGCTATACCTGCTGTGGTGGGTACGGTCGTGCAGGCGCTGTACAACATCGTGGACACGATCTTCATCGGCCAGGGTAGTGGCGAGCTGGGCATCGCTGCGGTCTATATTGGCTTCCCATTGATTATCCTCCTCGTCGGCTTCAGCATGCTCGTGGGGACGGGTGCCTCTGTGGGCGTATCGATCGCTCTAGGTAGGCGGGACTCGGATCGTGCGGATCGTATCCTGAGCAATGCGGTCTATCTGACCTTTAGCTTTTACATCCTCGCGGTAACCCCCTCGATGATCTTCCTAGAGGATATCTTGCGACTCATCGGGGCGAGTGACAATATCATCCCCCTAGCAAAGGACTACCTCCACATCTATCTGCCAGCTATCATACTGAGCAACCTGACCTACGGGTACAACAATGTGATGCGTGCATCGGGCTACCCAACGAAAGCGATGATTACGATGATCATCGGAGCTGTGATCAATGTGGTGCTGGACTACTTCTTTATCATGCACTTCGGATGGGGTGTCAAGGGCGCTGCCTGGGCAACGGTAATTGCGATGTTCTGCACGATGGTCTTCGTGCAGTATCACTTCTTCCAGCGCAAGAGCGTGGTGCGCTTCAAGCGTCAGAATATGAAGCCCTCGGGCTCGATCCTCCTATCGATCATCAGTGTCGGTATAGCTCCCTTTGCGATGCAGGTAGCGGGCAGTGCCGTTAGCTTTGTGCTCAACCATAACTTCGCGCGCTTTGCTAAGACTGTGGCTGAGGCGGATCTATCCATAGCGACCTACGGTATCATCAATAACTACACGACACTCATCGCACTCACTATCATCGGAGTAGCGCAAGGCATGCAGCCTATCGTGGGGTACAACTATGGTGCGGGACATATCGAGCGGTCACTGAGCTGCTACAAGCTCGCCGTCGGGGTCAATACGGTCATCTCTATACTAGGCTTTGCGACTGCCATGCTGCTACCGGAGCAACTCTTTATGCTCTTCAACGCGTCGCCTGAGTTGATCGCGATAGGTCAGCGCGCCATTCGAATAGTCTTCTGCGTCTTCTTCGTTGTGGGCTTTCAGATTACCACCTCACAGCTCTTCCAGAGCCTTGGTCTGAGCCGTCAGGCTATCTTCATCAGCTTGACACGTCAGATCATCTTCCTCCTACCTGCACTGCTGATTCTCCCCCACTTCTACGGCATCGATGGCGTCTGGTATGCGATACCTCTGGGTGATCTCTTGGCGACGGTCGTCTCGGGCTCGATGATTATCTACTACTTCAAGAAGTGGACTAGCGAGCAACCTTCACCCTTAGTGTAA
- a CDS encoding metallophosphoesterase, with amino-acid sequence MHVLLYTLFIQLIGILYLVWRGGQAVPRGWWRRSLRGVLLADLLFVLVVVLLRHQLSSALLTFSIVFVCSWAFVLLYIVPLALLINGGRLLYKRITGQTLRARLGDTVYQRAKWVLFFVMVAISALILMYGYQQAATPHIVEHKVELTKPLGADREHLRVLFVSDLHFSETIGRPFAERLLELYKKTEPDLMLVGGDIFDYYPDPAYLDSIPEIMQQITPPLGCYYALGNHEYRSDMAKKKAWIKLVGGILLVDSIATPGGAVTLIGRDDYTQRGRATLSELVHQIPQESQQLPRILFEHQPRQLDSLASNGIDLALYGHTHDGQIFPFTLLVRAYYPIAHGFTERYGTPVYVSSGYGAAGPAMRLFTNSEVAVFDLYSNSKQ; translated from the coding sequence ATGCACGTACTCCTCTACACGCTCTTCATACAGCTCATAGGTATCCTCTACCTCGTGTGGCGTGGAGGGCAGGCGGTGCCTCGTGGCTGGTGGCGACGGTCACTGCGTGGGGTGCTACTGGCCGACCTGCTCTTCGTCCTTGTGGTCGTTTTGCTACGTCATCAGCTCTCATCGGCGTTGCTCACCTTTAGCATCGTCTTCGTCTGCTCGTGGGCTTTCGTACTCCTATATATAGTACCGCTGGCACTCCTGATCAATGGCGGACGACTGCTCTACAAGCGCATCACGGGACAAACGCTTCGCGCACGGCTCGGCGACACGGTATACCAGCGAGCTAAGTGGGTTCTCTTTTTCGTAATGGTAGCAATCTCAGCTCTGATTCTTATGTATGGCTACCAGCAGGCTGCGACACCGCACATAGTGGAGCATAAGGTGGAGCTGACCAAGCCGCTTGGTGCTGATCGGGAACATCTGCGGGTGCTCTTCGTGTCGGACCTTCACTTTAGCGAAACGATCGGCCGACCCTTTGCAGAGCGGCTCCTAGAGCTTTACAAAAAGACAGAGCCAGACCTCATGCTCGTAGGTGGGGATATCTTCGACTACTACCCCGACCCCGCATATCTAGACAGCATCCCCGAGATCATGCAGCAGATCACCCCGCCACTGGGCTGCTACTACGCACTGGGCAATCACGAGTACCGCTCCGATATGGCAAAGAAAAAGGCCTGGATCAAGCTCGTCGGGGGCATCCTCCTCGTGGACTCTATTGCAACGCCTGGCGGAGCGGTGACGCTCATCGGACGGGATGACTACACGCAGCGTGGGCGGGCTACGCTTTCCGAATTGGTCCACCAGATACCGCAAGAGAGCCAGCAACTGCCGCGCATCCTCTTCGAGCATCAGCCGAGACAGTTAGACAGCCTCGCAAGCAACGGCATTGACTTGGCACTCTATGGACATACACACGATGGACAAATCTTCCCCTTCACCCTACTGGTGCGTGCTTACTATCCGATAGCGCACGGATTCACTGAGCGATACGGTACGCCTGTCTACGTCTCTAGTGGATATGGTGCTGCGGGGCCGGCGATGAGGCTTTTTACCAATAGCGAGGTGGCGGTCTTCGATTTGTACAGCAATAGCAAGCAATAA
- a CDS encoding toxin-antitoxin system YwqK family antitoxin has protein sequence MNRYILFFFSLLLSLSVSAQKVILSDELLPLSGENNTTVYFEKDSRKPLQGEWRIKRGLDEETISFSNGLMDGKYHRYRDGVLRETGAYDQGKRNGVFTEYYQDGKTVSKITPMKKGKIDGCVKTYFKDGRLDLEKEYQESVENGFEKRYDSQNGAQILETRWVNGKKDGVEWKLTKQGDGVESKVTRTYRMGVLHGAYKEEVLRNGNPILVVEGQYADGERSGVWTEYDATMKTTRVLRNNH, from the coding sequence ATGAATCGATATATTCTCTTTTTCTTCTCGCTGTTGCTGAGCCTTTCGGTATCGGCTCAAAAGGTGATTCTAAGCGATGAACTCTTACCCCTATCGGGCGAAAACAATACGACAGTTTATTTCGAAAAGGACAGCCGAAAACCCTTGCAGGGAGAGTGGCGTATCAAGCGGGGGCTTGACGAAGAGACTATTTCCTTTTCTAACGGACTGATGGATGGCAAGTACCACCGCTATCGGGATGGTGTACTGAGAGAAACGGGAGCGTATGACCAGGGGAAAAGAAATGGGGTGTTCACGGAGTACTACCAAGACGGCAAAACTGTCAGCAAGATTACCCCTATGAAGAAGGGTAAAATCGATGGCTGTGTAAAAACCTATTTCAAAGACGGTCGTTTGGATTTGGAGAAAGAATACCAGGAAAGTGTGGAAAACGGCTTTGAGAAGCGGTATGACAGCCAAAACGGTGCTCAAATACTTGAGACCCGTTGGGTGAATGGGAAGAAAGACGGGGTCGAGTGGAAACTCACGAAACAGGGAGATGGCGTTGAAAGCAAAGTCACACGAACTTATCGCATGGGCGTGCTACATGGGGCGTACAAAGAAGAAGTTTTGCGCAACGGAAATCCGATTTTGGTTGTAGAGGGACAGTATGCCGATGGAGAACGTTCGGGGGTATGGACAGAGTACGACGCCACTATGAAGACCACAAGAGTACTAAGAAATAATCATTGA
- a CDS encoding IS3 family transposase: MKEEKSNRGRKGYPLDFKWRVIDDLLATGESIATTSQRYGITTRTIRNWLRTFGVELPNQSSSSTMSKTNKNKDVDPEYAELKRENARLKAALFQAESKALVNKTLLEEVLNRYHIDLKKKDRFAAVKTLESAKVRGQKLSITYLCQLLEVSRKGYYKHTFTEQDEDVKVASVLHYCQYVRGQLPKAGVDTLQQCANEYFKGTFQVGRDWLYKVLGANDMLLRSRKRKRPPQTTKGVVNHGFQDHLNTTPKYIATDHCRLTVSDITYVKCLGGFAYLSLTMDAYSRIITGFDLQPTLSTEGPYNALRQTVDFYQKHGFDLKGLIFHSDRGCQYVSKQMTDYEASLGIVTSVTQTGNPLHNAMAERLNGIIKNDWLYNFEDKPIDQVREILSQTIALYNTARPHRAINKKTPMQMLIPDYPNPITTQPSKKQTSKNNSPKAPSLKSPSSCRLTPHKDLSLCTSAVKTTTSRVPQQEQN, encoded by the coding sequence ATGAAAGAAGAAAAAAGTAACCGAGGACGAAAGGGATATCCCCTAGATTTCAAGTGGAGAGTCATTGATGACCTCCTAGCCACTGGCGAGAGCATCGCCACGACCAGCCAGCGCTACGGCATTACCACACGCACCATTCGAAATTGGTTGCGTACCTTTGGAGTAGAGTTACCCAACCAAAGCAGCAGTAGCACTATGAGCAAGACAAACAAGAACAAAGACGTAGATCCAGAGTACGCAGAACTCAAGCGCGAAAACGCTCGCCTCAAAGCAGCCCTCTTCCAGGCTGAGAGCAAGGCCTTAGTCAATAAGACACTACTCGAAGAGGTCTTGAATCGCTACCATATTGATCTAAAAAAAAAAGACCGATTTGCAGCCGTGAAAACGCTTGAATCCGCCAAAGTGAGAGGTCAAAAGCTCTCCATAACCTACCTTTGTCAGCTACTAGAAGTCAGCCGCAAAGGCTACTACAAGCACACCTTCACCGAGCAAGACGAAGATGTCAAAGTAGCCTCCGTCCTACACTATTGCCAGTATGTGCGCGGTCAACTCCCCAAAGCAGGCGTAGACACCCTCCAGCAGTGTGCCAACGAATACTTCAAAGGGACCTTCCAAGTAGGTCGCGACTGGCTATACAAAGTATTAGGAGCCAACGACATGCTACTGAGAAGTCGCAAGCGCAAGCGTCCACCCCAGACGACCAAGGGCGTGGTCAATCACGGCTTCCAAGACCACCTGAACACCACCCCTAAATACATCGCCACAGACCATTGCCGGCTCACCGTCTCAGACATAACCTACGTCAAATGTTTAGGTGGCTTCGCATATCTCTCCCTGACGATGGACGCTTATAGCCGCATCATCACCGGCTTTGACCTGCAGCCCACGCTCTCCACAGAGGGCCCCTACAACGCACTAAGACAGACCGTTGACTTCTACCAGAAGCATGGCTTTGACCTCAAAGGGCTCATCTTCCATAGCGACCGAGGCTGTCAATATGTCTCCAAGCAGATGACCGACTACGAGGCCAGCCTAGGCATCGTAACCAGTGTCACCCAGACAGGCAACCCTCTCCACAACGCTATGGCAGAGCGACTTAACGGGATCATCAAGAACGACTGGCTCTACAACTTCGAGGATAAGCCCATAGATCAAGTTCGAGAGATCCTCTCGCAAACGATTGCTCTCTATAACACAGCGCGTCCTCATCGAGCCATCAACAAGAAGACTCCGATGCAGATGCTCATACCAGATTACCCCAACCCTATAACCACACAACCCTCTAAGAAACAGACATCTAAGAACAATTCACCAAAAGCTCCGAGCCTCAAATCTCCGAGCTCATGCCGCTTAACTCCACACAAAGACCTATCTTTGTGTACCTCCGCAGTAAAAACGACCACAAGTCGTGTACCCCAGCAAGAGCAAAACTAA